A genomic segment from bacterium encodes:
- a CDS encoding ATP-binding protein has protein sequence MCRVDRENLGGAIVNLLKNADESMPNGGCITLALNKRDSRLIIDVCDEGGGIPESMREKIFVPFFTTRDGGTGLGLALVRKVIDAHRGNILVTNNPQKGSTFSIELPLR, from the coding sequence ATCTGCCGAGTCGACCGCGAAAACCTCGGTGGCGCAATCGTCAATCTGCTCAAAAATGCCGACGAATCGATGCCCAATGGCGGCTGCATCACTCTCGCCTTGAATAAGAGAGACTCGCGATTAATAATTGACGTTTGTGATGAAGGCGGCGGTATTCCGGAATCGATGAGGGAGAAGATCTTCGTACCATTCTTTACGACTCGAGATGGCGGCACCGGGCTTGGATTGGCTCTCGTTCGCAAAGTTATCGACGCCCATCGAGGCAACATCCTCGTCACCAACAACCCACAAAAAGGCTCGACATTTTCTATCGAGCTGCCATTGAGGTGA
- a CDS encoding PAS domain-containing protein, with amino-acid sequence MQEHSGRTDTPIGEDQLAIFNQTFASFNNTIKQLNDSYANLQTRYQRLSDELTATNEKLVSSLAQNIETRNFLQNILESLTSGVITIDLNGKINAINKAGCDILRVRPNKLIGADYSAIFGGSLSKTRSLTDLLSGKSPYRLIEKQVQVSADEFIPISVSSSCIKDADDAIVGALEVFVDLSDFKRMEEEIARVKGLAALGEVAAVVAHEVRNPLSGIAGFAALLRRELGDDHPNISYVDKITTGVEKLNRSVTSLLEYAREIRHEPQSIDLCALLSETVDFFRVSLSARASRSTIDLSLPTKLASAESTAKTSVAQSSICSKMPTNRCPMAAASLSP; translated from the coding sequence ATGCAGGAACATTCCGGACGTACCGACACGCCCATCGGCGAAGACCAGCTGGCGATCTTTAACCAAACCTTTGCCAGCTTCAACAACACAATCAAACAGCTCAATGATTCTTACGCGAATCTACAGACCCGGTATCAAAGACTATCTGACGAATTGACTGCAACCAACGAAAAGTTGGTCTCAAGTCTCGCTCAGAACATCGAAACGAGGAACTTCCTCCAGAATATCTTGGAGTCGCTGACCTCAGGTGTTATAACAATCGATCTCAATGGCAAAATCAACGCTATCAATAAAGCAGGTTGCGACATCCTTCGCGTTCGGCCAAACAAACTTATCGGCGCCGACTACTCGGCTATCTTTGGCGGTTCGCTTTCAAAGACGCGCTCACTAACTGACCTGCTGAGTGGCAAATCGCCATACCGGCTGATTGAAAAGCAAGTTCAAGTATCTGCTGACGAATTCATTCCAATCTCCGTTTCGTCCTCCTGCATCAAAGACGCCGACGATGCCATCGTTGGCGCACTCGAGGTCTTTGTTGACCTGTCGGATTTCAAACGGATGGAAGAAGAAATCGCGCGTGTCAAAGGACTCGCCGCGCTTGGTGAAGTTGCCGCTGTTGTAGCTCACGAAGTCCGCAATCCGCTCTCCGGAATTGCCGGCTTCGCCGCATTGCTCCGGCGCGAACTTGGTGACGACCATCCCAATATCAGCTACGTCGACAAGATTACTACCGGCGTCGAAAAATTGAATCGCTCCGTCACATCATTGCTTGAGTATGCGCGTGAAATACGCCATGAACCTCAGTCAATTGATCTCTGCGCATTACTATCCGAGACTGTCGACTTCTTCCGTGTATCACTTAGTGCGCGAGCTTCACGATCAACAATTGATCTTTCGCTTCCGACGAAGCTTGCATCTGCCGAGTCGACCGCGAAAACCTCGGTGGCGCAATCGTCAATCTGCTCAAAAATGCCGACGAATCGATGCCCAATGGCGGCTGCATCACTCTCGCCTTGA
- a CDS encoding chemotaxis response regulator protein-glutamate methylesterase, with protein sequence MADKIKLLIVDDSAFMRKAIQMMVADDPNIEIVATAVNGQEGLDKVLEFKPDLVTMDIEMPKMDGLASLRAIMEKQPTPVIMVSSLTSEGAKITLDALDLGAVDFIPKQHSFVSLDIVKIKADLVAKIRSIYGRRRTLMAQYALRKGRRGSSAARSTVAASNSLVSKPKKSKIVRLVSIGTSTGGPPALQTVLTVLPKNFPVGIVVVQHMPPMFTKSLAERLDGLSNIRVKEAEDGERIEPGIAYIAPGGRHLTIRKVTTYGVCMLSDKPNDLLHKPSVDVLMASVAEFAGQSSLGVIMTGMGHDGLDGMRVMKSKGADIIAQNEESCVVYGMPRAVIEAGIADTVSSVEMIPSEIMAYF encoded by the coding sequence ATGGCAGATAAGATCAAGCTACTAATCGTCGACGATTCGGCGTTCATGCGGAAAGCTATCCAGATGATGGTCGCCGACGATCCCAATATTGAAATCGTAGCAACTGCGGTTAACGGTCAAGAGGGACTCGATAAGGTTCTGGAATTCAAACCCGACCTTGTTACCATGGACATCGAAATGCCCAAAATGGATGGGCTGGCTTCGCTTCGGGCGATCATGGAAAAACAGCCGACACCGGTCATCATGGTCTCGTCGTTAACCTCCGAAGGCGCCAAGATCACTCTCGATGCACTTGATCTGGGCGCAGTCGATTTTATCCCCAAGCAGCATTCGTTTGTATCCCTTGATATCGTTAAGATCAAGGCCGACCTCGTTGCCAAGATCCGGTCTATCTACGGTCGTCGGCGCACGCTTATGGCACAGTACGCGCTTCGCAAGGGACGCCGTGGTAGTTCTGCTGCACGTTCGACGGTAGCGGCCTCAAATTCACTCGTTTCTAAGCCGAAGAAATCGAAAATCGTCAGGCTCGTCTCAATTGGCACTTCGACCGGAGGGCCGCCTGCACTTCAGACCGTTCTGACCGTGCTACCAAAGAATTTCCCGGTTGGTATCGTTGTCGTCCAACATATGCCGCCAATGTTCACCAAGTCGCTTGCAGAACGCCTCGATGGATTGTCAAACATCCGCGTCAAAGAGGCCGAAGATGGAGAGCGAATTGAGCCCGGAATCGCTTACATCGCTCCCGGTGGTCGCCACCTAACCATACGCAAAGTCACGACTTACGGCGTTTGCATGCTATCCGATAAACCAAACGACCTCCTTCACAAGCCGTCTGTCGATGTTCTCATGGCATCCGTTGCCGAATTCGCGGGCCAATCCTCCCTCGGCGTGATTATGACCGGTATGGGGCACGATGGTCTCGACGGAATGCGCGTCATGAAGTCCAAGGGCGCCGACATCATCGCTCAAAACGAAGAATCCTGCGTCGTTTACGGAATGCCGCGGGCGGTCATCGAGGCTGGTATCGCAGATACCGTCTCATCCGTCGAAATGATTCCATCGGAGATCATGGCTTACTTCTAA
- a CDS encoding chemotaxis protein CheA, whose translation MALDDMKEIIDEFMIEAEEIIAKLDADMVKLEKRSDDLNLLNEIFRGAHTIKGTSGFLGFDRLSEFTHKMEDVLNKLRKGEIIINADIMDVLLESIDTLKGLLEETKSKGDALIDLAPIKSKLVAVDNGTFSTAAAPVEKKKNGKAPAAKKTNGKKTAAAIVAEQPVVESINTAVQEVEMETPASSVDLSDDPSVESLAVRPDPNQLKQMQDQRRPVDSTIRVDVERLDSLMNIMGELVLGRNALVQLAGRINGNFEGEPLIDELNHVTSQMNFVTSELQMAVMKMRMLPVGKVFNKFPRVVRDLSRSLEKDIELFISGEETELDKSVIEEIGDPLVHLIRNAVDHGIEPPAEREAAGKPRCGRVDLIASQEGSNIVIKVVDDGAGLDAQKLRAKAVERGLSTQEEVSRMSDREVFNFIFNPGFSLAKRVTDVSGRGVGMDVVRTNIEKLKGIVNIESELGKGTSFIIKLPLTLAIVQGLLVETGADLYILPLSSVLETVKVSMSDIYSINNREVIRLRDTVLPIIDLSRMFFPINQHEKLKDLEQSYVVVLSQGERRLGIVVDRLIGQEEVVIKSLGEFLGTTPGIAGATILGDGRVRLIVDPVGIFSMTN comes from the coding sequence ATCGCCCTTGACGACATGAAGGAAATCATTGATGAGTTCATGATCGAGGCAGAAGAGATTATCGCCAAGCTTGATGCCGATATGGTCAAGCTCGAAAAGCGAAGCGATGATCTGAATCTGCTAAACGAGATCTTCCGTGGTGCCCACACCATCAAGGGAACCTCTGGATTCCTTGGTTTTGACCGATTGTCCGAATTCACGCACAAGATGGAAGACGTCCTTAACAAATTGCGAAAAGGCGAGATTATTATCAACGCCGATATCATGGACGTGCTTCTCGAATCAATAGATACGCTTAAAGGTTTGCTCGAAGAAACCAAATCCAAGGGCGACGCACTAATTGACCTTGCCCCAATCAAGTCTAAACTGGTCGCAGTGGATAACGGCACTTTCTCAACTGCAGCAGCGCCGGTCGAAAAGAAGAAGAACGGTAAAGCACCTGCTGCCAAAAAAACCAATGGAAAGAAGACCGCCGCTGCAATCGTAGCGGAACAACCCGTGGTTGAATCAATCAATACTGCGGTTCAAGAAGTTGAGATGGAAACACCAGCTTCCTCTGTTGACCTTTCCGACGACCCCTCCGTCGAATCACTCGCCGTGCGCCCCGATCCAAACCAACTCAAGCAAATGCAGGATCAGCGCCGTCCGGTGGATTCGACAATTCGCGTCGATGTTGAACGCCTCGACAGCCTCATGAACATCATGGGTGAACTCGTTCTCGGTCGAAATGCGCTTGTCCAACTGGCTGGAAGAATCAACGGAAACTTCGAAGGCGAGCCGCTCATCGACGAGCTCAATCACGTTACGTCCCAAATGAACTTCGTAACGTCCGAACTCCAAATGGCCGTCATGAAGATGCGAATGCTCCCCGTCGGCAAAGTATTCAACAAATTCCCGCGCGTCGTGCGCGACTTGTCGCGTTCGCTCGAAAAAGACATTGAACTATTCATCTCCGGAGAAGAGACAGAATTAGATAAGTCGGTTATCGAAGAAATCGGCGACCCGCTCGTTCACCTGATTCGCAACGCCGTCGATCACGGCATCGAACCGCCGGCTGAACGCGAAGCAGCCGGCAAGCCACGCTGCGGTCGTGTGGATTTGATCGCCAGTCAGGAAGGATCGAACATCGTTATCAAAGTAGTTGATGACGGCGCTGGCCTTGACGCACAGAAACTGCGCGCAAAAGCCGTCGAGCGCGGACTCAGCACCCAGGAAGAAGTCTCTCGAATGTCCGATCGCGAAGTATTCAACTTCATCTTTAATCCCGGTTTCTCGCTCGCCAAGCGAGTCACCGACGTTTCCGGTCGCGGCGTCGGAATGGATGTCGTTCGCACCAACATTGAGAAACTCAAAGGCATCGTCAACATCGAATCAGAATTGGGGAAGGGAACTTCCTTTATAATTAAATTGCCGCTGACCCTTGCAATCGTGCAGGGACTGCTCGTCGAAACCGGCGCTGACCTGTACATATTGCCGTTGTCGTCGGTTCTTGAAACTGTCAAGGTGTCTATGAGCGACATATACTCAATTAACAATCGCGAAGTTATACGTCTGCGCGATACCGTTCTGCCGATCATCGACCTCAGTCGCATGTTCTTCCCGATCAATCAACACGAAAAACTGAAGGATCTCGAGCAGAGTTACGTCGTCGTGCTCTCGCAGGGTGAACGAAGACTTGGTATCGTTGTTGATCGCTTGATCGGACAAGAAGAAGTAGTTATCAAATCGCTGGGCGAATTCCTTGGCACGACCCCTGGAATCGCAGGGGCGACAATTCTCGGCGATGGACGAGTCCGACTAATCGTTGATCCGGTCGGCATCTTTTCAATGACCAACTAA
- a CDS encoding protein phosphatase CheZ, with translation MDAKSMTVKPQSAKSMHDELRELASTLTDIVRGIRVAQEPIIESQQKVPQATEQLEKITRQTEDATHRVLDVVEHITARETEIESLLKDLRRSLPATYFRNNSKAKALIERIRECAGLNLTAAYDIMDALQFQDITSQQIDHAITLLEQVQNRLQSVLTELAGGEQPEPTGEKRRERAYDPNAHFSTENDKDKQFSVDELVDNLSRQLKKD, from the coding sequence ATGGACGCCAAATCAATGACAGTAAAACCGCAATCTGCCAAATCGATGCACGATGAGTTGCGCGAACTTGCGTCGACGCTCACGGACATCGTGCGCGGCATTCGCGTGGCACAAGAGCCGATTATTGAATCGCAGCAGAAAGTTCCGCAAGCCACGGAACAACTGGAAAAAATCACGCGCCAAACGGAAGACGCCACCCACCGCGTCCTTGACGTAGTCGAACATATCACCGCTCGCGAGACTGAAATCGAATCGCTGTTGAAAGATTTGCGACGTTCACTGCCGGCAACCTATTTCCGCAATAACTCGAAAGCAAAAGCTCTTATCGAACGCATCCGCGAATGTGCCGGCCTCAACCTCACTGCCGCCTATGATATTATGGATGCTCTGCAATTTCAGGACATCACTTCGCAGCAAATTGATCACGCAATCACCTTGCTGGAACAAGTGCAGAATCGCCTACAAAGCGTCTTGACCGAACTGGCAGGCGGAGAACAGCCCGAACCAACCGGCGAAAAACGCCGCGAACGGGCGTACGATCCGAATGCACACTTCTCAACAGAGAATGACAAAGACAAGCAATTCTCCGTTGATGAATTGGTCGATAACCTATCCCGCCAATTGAAGAAAGACTGA
- a CDS encoding response regulator codes for MRRIIVNTLKRAGFNDISEATDGKDALAKMKVDNYGLVITDWNMPEMDGLTLVTQIRSTAELHDMPILMVTTRSVKDDIIEAMKAGVNNYIVKPFTPETLGEKIQQVLKAAGRS; via the coding sequence ATGCGTCGGATCATTGTCAATACGCTCAAGCGCGCGGGCTTCAACGATATCAGCGAAGCCACCGATGGCAAGGATGCTCTGGCGAAAATGAAAGTCGACAACTACGGACTCGTGATTACCGACTGGAATATGCCGGAAATGGACGGGCTCACTCTCGTCACCCAAATTCGCAGCACCGCCGAACTGCACGATATGCCCATATTGATGGTCACTACTCGATCAGTCAAGGACGACATCATCGAAGCGATGAAAGCAGGAGTCAACAACTACATCGTCAAGCCGTTCACGCCTGAAACTCTTGGCGAGAAAATCCAACAAGTGCTCAAAGCAGCGGGGAGGAGTTGA